The Astyanax mexicanus isolate ESR-SI-001 chromosome 18, AstMex3_surface, whole genome shotgun sequence DNA window atatttttatttgcaatttaggagaaatgctatgcgtaatttatagaataaaacaacaatgttcattttactcaaacatctacctataaatagcaaaatcagagcaactgattcagaaattgcagtggtctcttaattttttttttccagacctgtatctATGAGATCATATTACTTAAGAATTAATCtctcctaaaaaaatatataataataatatcaggtTCATTTGaaagttcaatatttttttgcagtgtattgtgAAGGACAGACCAAAAAGCCCTTACTTTTAGGTATCCCCAAAATAGCCccagcatttaacattcctttgtCCACAGGGTCCTGTGTGTACTgtgaatatgtcatagaaggcattgtAGTGCAGTGAGTGACCAGTGACAACTGTcaagaattgtctgtgtgaaaaGACAAGCATCTCTAGCagcagaaattacatccacatttaatgcaggaggccttCAGGTCAGTGCAGGATCATTTTTTAGCTTCTATGGGATATGGCCCAAGTCCGTAACAATGAAAaccttattgatttattttattatacatatttttcatatatacagtatataatatacatattaatgtgtgtgtgtgtgtgtgtaattgcaaATCTTAATCTCACTCTCTGAATTAAACTTTCCGTACACTAACAGCAGTACCCTAGCTTCCTAAACACCCTCTCTCTAATCTGCATTAAACAGGCCTAAACCCTTGACTTTCAGGCTCTTGGCTGTGGTTCTTTAACAGGCGGCTTTTTAAGTGCCGTCGTTTTGTAACATTTATTCTGCTGAAGCTCCTGGAATCTCTCCTCCAGTCTGCCTCTGCttgtttttataaactttttatgACTTCATTACAGCTCTTGAaattggacagttttttttttctctctttttttctttctctgctcAATAAGCTACACGTGGCAGAGTGCTGAACACGATTATGTTTCTGATATGTTCATTATCTGTTTCAGCAGTTCTCCAGTATGGTTAATCAGGAAATGTTAGTGTATGCCTGAGTGTGTGATGTGGGTGCGATGCTGTCCTCAGACTAGGTTTGGAGCTGTTCTTGCTCGGGCCCCGCTGACAGGGTAATTGATCGGGTTAGTGTTTCATGTAGACCTTTTGTAATTTATGAGATTCATTCAAAAAATTTCCCCTTTCCATTCCGAGTGGCCTTCTCACcgtgctgttactgaactggctGGAGGAGATTCCAGGACAAGCCCTTATACACAGGTCACACACACGGCTGCCTCTCCaggaaaaaaaagatatatttttccaAGCAAAAAATGAACGCATAAAAAATCGGAAATTACTTTCTTGTGTACAATTTTATatagtcttaaaaataaaggacTTTCAAATGAGTCTTTTAAGTGAtgccataaaaaaacacttttggttccatagctaatagaaatgtgtgagtttgAACAGGTAAGAAAAACTCTTGAAATCTATGAAGACGTTTTCacatttctattatatattttttttgttttgcagcaTTGTTTAAAGAACcagttgaatgtttttttttaagtctattttattaaacattattaaacactgacatgccagacgTCATAGGATAGTACATAAACTGATTAtgacctgtataagttgtaaggtgttatcttgtgagtgaagttttGCTCATGGTAAGGTAACATCATTTTTTGGGAGTTTAAACAAGGTCTGATAGTGGTTGCCAAATGAATGTtgggcatttaacatttaacatggtgtgtaccaggaatatatCATTATTAAGtcaggcattaccacccacagtggacagtgcagtgggtggtagtgATTGTGACTGACAGTGTCTGGCTGGAACTGTCTATGCAAAATGACAAGAggctaataaaaataatatctacTCCATATTCAATGGAGTTGGCCCCACAATCCAAATCCCTCTTGCAGTGCAgaattctttagcttctatgggccatgacaaaagtcatgggacactatactggttcatgtcccatgacttatgaCACACTTATGATTAAGTCTATTCATGATCATGCTAAGCTATGATGCAAAAATGTTCCCAAAATAAGGTAGACACAACTCTGTGTATGTGAAACCATTATGCAATGAATTTTATTGCCAAGTTGATTTAGAATACAGATGCAATCgaacaaaaatttaaaaaattcacAACggcttttaaaacaaataaaagcctAATCAAGAAAAGAACACATTATTTTAATCCCACAATTgaaatttatacaaaaaaaaagataaaacatttgacatgcaataaatacattcatttcaCTAAAAAGCAATTTGTAACGATGAAAACATTATTGACGatgtagaaatgtagaaaaatactgcttggttttattggtattgcttgtttttggtttttaaagTCACGTAAATCTTGCAGGAAAGCACTTGAAAGTGGTGTATTGAATTGTATTATATTTGAATTAAGTTCAGAACAAGAAGTAATGGTGATCGCTGAAACCAAAACAGACGTGCTGGTGTGTTGGTTGGCTGGGAAGCAATGGGAACGTCCGCAGTCAGCTGagtttttttccttcctttttgtCTGCAAGTCCTAATATAATTACTGTCTCTGAATGCCTCTGATTCAGGTCTACTTTCAAAGCATGTCTGCTTTCTTATCTGGCTCAcagttctgtttttctttgtctgttttattatttctctctcactcttatgtTGATATGCTACTAATTCGTAAAACTTTATGGACATGGGTTTGTGTAAGTGTGCATGCTGTGGGTGCGTAAGTGCTTGTGTATGCGCATGTGTGTGGATCGTCCAGTCTCCCCACTGATATTCTGATCCAGGCCGTCAGAAACACAGCCTGTGTCTTAGTAATGGCTTTTCCAACTCAAAGCGACACTCCAAAAAGAACTGGGCAGACTAATTAAATCTGACCTAATCTGGAACGGAGGACCAGTGACAGGGCTGCCCGCCATCCAGCTGCGTGTGTCAGCgtctgtgtgtttgagtgtgtgtgcggTCATGCATGACTATCAGCCTCACGATAACATCAGCCACTCCGTTCTGCCATTTTCCCCGCGTTAAACTTCACCCTTTTGTTTACACGCTCGCTCGAATTCCTCAGCTGGACGAACTGAAGCTGCGCTAGAGCCGGCGCACAAATATAAACAAACGTATGGGCAGCTCTGCGCTGTCTGTCCGTTCACATGCGGCCTGCGGCGTCTGTCTGATCTCGCCCAGTCGGCCTCCTGCTCAGTTCGTTTCGGAGCTTGGAGAGGGTACAGCTGAGCAAATGTGCCAATCTAAACAGGCTGAAGAAACCATCGGTGGCCGCGGTTCCTCGCTGCAGGAACACGGAGAGCCTGTTCCCGGCGTGGGAAGATGGGGTGATAATTTGAGGGCCCGGTAACCTGATACCCACGCTCAGGGCACAAGCTTTAAAATGGAAATGCAAAACCCAGCTTGCTACGATGCTGTCATTCAATGCCACTCCGAAAAAAACAAGCTTCCTATAACAAAGAAACCATGTCCTTGCTTTAAAGATCACTCTGAGGCCCAGTGAAGAGTCCTAACCTGTCCCAGAAGCTGACAAGCTTGCTGAAGTGACTGGAAAGTAGAAGCACATTAATCTTGTCTCCTTGATCTTTCTCAAGAGTTCAAATGTGTTGCCACTTAGCCATTTAGCCTCCATCTGTCCATCAAAATGAAGGTGCCAAAAAAGGTTTCCTTTAAAAGCAAAGCTAAGACTACATTTGGTTCAGTAAAGAACTTAAGAACTTTTCAATCAATGCTTATTTAAAAGAATGGTTATGAAAGTAGTGCTCAGGGACGCTAAGATGTTCTAGATTTTAGAGGTTCCTGAGCACTGTCCTAAGAACAATTGCATGTAAAAACATATTCTTTATATTTAGTAGTACTGTTAAATAAGTATGCTTGCTCAAATCTGCCAAGAACCATTTAGGAACCTTTATTTTTAGAGAACATAATAGAAGACAAAGCTGCCAAGCATCTTTTTACTCAGCGCATTCTCCCTCATCCTTGTCTGTTTCCCTTTTGTATCATCAAGCGCTTCCTTAATCACAAAACTCCCTCTTTTATCTCCAGCTCTGGTATATTTTGATAGTTATTAAGTCTGAGACAATAGGCCAGTCTGCTGTTTATTTGGCCACTCTTGCCCCACAGAGAATAGGAACACATGCCTTCGAGTTCACCGTGGAACTCGATCAGGGCGTGAAGGGAAAGAAAGTAGTTGTTCGCATAAACATTTAGACAACTGTCTTCTTCAGCATGAAGAACAGCTGGACGCCACTTCATCAGAAGGCGCGGCTGTGGGCTAGTGGTCAGAGCGGTGGGTCAGCCAGTGGGAGGGGGCACTTGGGAGATGCTTACAGAGGAGCgtgaggagaaagagaaagaatgctGGATTAGATTGGGAGGAGAATGGATGGCGAGTGGGTAGAGGCAAAGGGAGCggtgcagagaaagagagggaagatGTCAGAGACATGTCAGAGGCCTCGGGGGCGAGTGCAATCATGAGGTGATGATTTCTCCAGAAGATGTGCCCTCTTTACGAGTCAACGTGAAACAGCTGAATGCAATAAAAGCTGTGGAGTGTGTCGAGGCTCTATCGCTCTTTCGCTCTCTTGCACTCTTTACTCACATGCTCAATTGCACACTCTCTACCTCTGAGCTGAGAGGTAGCGGGAGGAAAGTAAGGCAGATGGACAGGTGCATTATGGGGTAATTTTTATTTCCTAAGTAGCAAGACTTCACACAGGCAGGGAAACAGCATCCAAACCACAGCTTCCAAAAGGCTTTTTTAGTTAAAAGAGTCCTCAATCAGTCAAACCTCACAGTCGTCCACTATCTACATCTATAGATCTAAATGTGGTAGGAGcttgcaaaataagcaaaaacccaacatagattGCACCAACTCTTGCAAGGAAGTGAGAGGATTGAGGCACGATTTTGGATAAGAAACTTCTCGAGAATCTCTAGAGTACAGGCGAGATATGAAGATCTCAGCAGCATGCAAGCGTTCGTCCTTGAGCTGACACCACAGATCTATACCACTTGAACCCTAGCCGACTGGAATTGTGCCACTATCGGGACCACAATGGCCGTCCTTTAAACAGCAGGAGTAATGCAGTAATCCGCTTTTGATTTGGCTGTTTATATGTCCTGCGAACACTCTCTCCGCTGAGTGGATTCCATCAATATAAACTTTAAGGCTGGCTTCAGTAAGCTTTGGTTTCTGCTCTGACTGAAGGAGCTTCCTCAGACTGAGAGGAATATTTCCCTTGGACCGCTTCATGAAGTATGGTTAGTACAGTATATTGTTCCACATATTTCACTTCATCTCTCAAGCTTTGCTTTTCTTCACTTGGCCCATTCCGAGGACGCGAAGGGTGACCAGAGGGTTAACGACTCTCTGTAAACTGTCAAACACTGTCTCTATGCGGCGTAAAGAAAAGCAAAAGGCATGAggtagaagaagaagtagaagaaagtAATGAAAAGTTTTAGACTAAGAAGGCCAAGTGTTGCATTCCTTTCCTCAATGGAGAAGAGTCTAAACCTAAGACTAAGAGACTTAAAgaaccactgctcagactgtttctttctctttccttccatctttctcactctctctctctctaacactccCTCGCTCCATATCTTCATCTCCCTATCTGGCTTTGAGCAGAACCACACCGCACATCCTGCGGACTGCTACCACCGAGCCAAAAGTTCACTTCCCCTGCTCAAGTCCGCTCTATCCATCCAGCTCAACATTAAACACATGTGCTCTTCACACTCTCAAAGCAGCTCCCATgcgctcttaaaaataaaggtaccaGAAAAGGCTCCCTTTCAGAATCATGTTTTGTAAATGAGATCTTTTTTTCCCAAAGAACCACACATCCCTTACGAGAAACACGCAGGAATCTTTATATTTAAGAGCCTCGATGGAGACAAGACAAGAGACGAGCATGTCAACCTTCACACACAAGCAAATACGGCACATTCCTCTGGGCCTGTTACCACTAGAAGTCTCCCAAAACCTACAGACAACACAACTCAGAAAATAGATACCTTCTCATTCTCATTCCTCTACAGATCTGGATCACAAGTGGAACATATTTaagttctttctttctctctctctctttttccctcgtGTTTTGTCTTTGGGGAAGAGGTAAAGCACAAGAGAgaaagacacaaagagagagagagagagaggtactcCACTAGAGTGACTTAATGAATGGTGGAGAAGGGGAGTGTGAGATTTATATTCCCACCACTGAAATCCACTTCAAATAGTATGTCACATCTCCTCAATGTGTATTAATACGTCTGCGGCCGCCGCTCACGCTGTTATGATAGCGGCAATATTGTTCGGAGCCTCGAGGCAGTAGATTTGTATCCCGTTTACACTCTGGATTTCTTCTGGATACAAACAAACCCATGTGCCCAGACTGTTTTtcattcgtgtgtgtgtgtgtatgtgtgtgtatatgtgtgtgtgtgttttgcgaaATTAAGTCGGGAGGAATTTCTGGATGTCTGCTATCCACTTAAAGAGTGTTGGGAAATCGCAGCATCTGTCTCGGCCCCAAACAAGCTGGTTCCTTGTGTGTGGTTTAATAGTCAGTGTATACAAAGACCTCAGCGCTTCTCTGCCAAGGCCTCAGCTGAAGCTCCTTCAGCCACACCCCGAACAGACGGGTCAATCAACTTTCCAAACTATGCTTCTCCCTTACCAACTCCACCAAGTGTTTATCATTGCAGGGGAATTATTGATAAACACATAGCATTTTATATACAGCATAACATTAACATCTCGGACTGAGGACTGATGTTGCCGTCTGCCATTGCTCTGAgctctgagagtgtgtgagtgctctggagagtgtgtgtgtgagcgcgagtgagtgagtgtgtgtgtgtgtgcgtatgtgatTTCAAAGCTGCCCAGCCTTCACTGGAGTGTTTACAGGTGCACAGAGAGGGATATTATAGAAATAGCAAATTGTATCATCAAAGCTTCATCAAAGTTTAATTGCTCAGTTTGCCTTGTATGGCAAGTGAATGATGTAAACTTACCATTTTACAACCTGaccacagtatatatttttttgttcggAAACATACGAACAGAAGTACAGTTGAATAAGCTACTCAGTAAAGAAACATTGTTAATAATTACATAACCGTAAAAATAAAATCGACAAAGTGAACATAATTTTCATATTCTTGAAATTACCACAGGTTTAAAACAAAGGACAGACAATTCTCCCTTCagaaggtgtgtgtttgtgtgtttttggtgtatgtgtgtgtgcacgctgaCCTATTGCTGAAGCTTTGTGTCCCCATACTGAGATGGGTCAGGTCCTGAGGTAAGCACCAGTTTCACTTtgctttggtttaaaaaaaaaaaaaaaaaaaaaaacagaacgagTCAAACACTCAAATGTTCACTCAAAAGTAACCAAAACAaaaaccaaaatatattttttaaaaatgcaaacaCCAACTTGATATGACGACGTGCTACAGAATAAAACCTCTGGAAGGCAGATTACTGCGGTTGCCTCCAATACTTCTGTAACATGTTCAGTAAATTCACTAAAGCTGGAAGGGTCAttagtcctatcacagtgcattTGTGGCTTAAGTCTTCACATTCACCTACTGAGGTTTACATTGTCACTAGTGGTCAACAAACCCCCCTTTGATAAAATAAactagaaacaaaaaaagaaaaaactgagaAAGGCCTTTATGTTAAGTTGGGATTATCAGAACAAGCTAGGGTgcggaataaaataaaaacacatagcCCGTGTAATCACAATATGACTTAAGATTAAGGCAGGATTTTCACTAATGTTGCAAAGCAGAATGCTACAATATCCGTGGCTTCTTGGGACGTTTGGGTGTGTGCTATTTGTAGTTTATGGGGCAGGTGGGGTGGGGGTGTTATCTAGGCAGCGTGTAGATCACAGCAACCGTTCAGCAGCCATGAAATCTAGGATCAGGCCGACAGACAGTGCGAACAGTCTGAGAGAATCGGGGATTTCACAGGGCTTATCCTGAGTGGAGCAGCTGCAGCGAGCCTGCTGAGCCCTAACTGTGTTCATGGTGTCAGAGAGAGCACCCTGCGTCTAATCCTCATAGCTGTCACATTAACAACTCAGTGTGTGCAGGCATGAAGCAGTGATGCTGCTTTGGCCATGAAAGAACACCAGGACAGAACTTGAACACTGACACAACCGGGCCTTTACAGCTCTCTGAGACAATTCTCTGATTATAGAATCTTACGTACTGTGGATGCTGTTAGATTCCTCATTTATCAAGTGATGTGGGCTACTTGGATAGAGTTTATATACACTGGATCTGGAGAAAAGTGCTTTTGTTCCGCTTGTTATTTGTTTGGTTATGAGTATTGCTATTGTAGGTTGGCTGCTCTCTCTCTAATGGGTTCGCTGTGTCCTCCTGGAGAAGACTCTGGGCTGCATTGTAAATATTACCCGATTTTTTAAGGCAACGCCCCTGCTTAGTCTAGCACACCATATGGACAGAAAGCTGTGGACACGAGTTACTGTGTCATGACCAGAGTATGTGCAATGATAGCCCAGATGTGAGCTCACAGGGCTGAGCTGTGCTACTTTTTGAACAACAAGCTTCAAGACACTTGGCTGGATGTCAAGTAATATGTCGGGGTTTGGAGGTGGGGGGGTGGTAGAAAAATACAAAAGGGTTGAAGGTCTCTGACTGCAAAAATAATTCAGCCTATATAAGACACTCTGGATATTCATCACTGATGGGATTCGCTGCATGGATGCATAGAAAAGCTTAGATCACTTTACCAAAGTGCTGGAACAAACACTGTCTTCACATAGTTGCTCCCTTTTGTATAGAAAAGCTGGGCCACTCAGTAAAGCAGGAAACTGAGATACAGGAGATATCCAGTATTCCaaaaagttttttatatataaaatgtcaCTATAAAATCCCAAAGATGTGGTTGTGGCTTTTTTCTTTAGTCCAGACTCCCTTTTCCATCCTGGACAGAAGCCCTGAAATTGTTCATATGTGCTTGTTTGTCTCATTCTATATACACTAGTAACACTTAGTACACAGGTTTGGGCTATGACTGCAGCTCTATTTTCTTTGGCTTTGCttacatacaaaaacaaaaaaataaataaaaaaatctctttttggTTTTCAATTGATTGTCTGGCATGGTGGCTGAACAAAATGGaagttgtttttatatataaatactgcaCTGTTAAGTGAGTGTGTCCATGTCTTGGATCGGATTATAAATAACGCAGTTCtccttttaggaaaaaaaaaataaaaagcatataCTGCAAAATGTGCAGAGAAAGGCACTTTTAGAAGTCAACAGTCTGTGTGCATTTTCACGGCCGACAGTTCTGGCCTCCTGTGTCTGAGGTGCAGATTCAGATGAAGTTGAGGTGAGAGTTGAAATACTGTGGGCAGTATACAGTGACGCGTCATAGCTGGGCCAGCTGAGCCGTGGCATTTAAGGGCAAGGTTGGCAGTCTCCTCTCTCTAGCTGGGGGAGTAGCGGTCAATGGTTCGGGCCTCTGCTGGAAGACTCTGGGGGATGGGTGGCAGTGGCAGGACATCCATCTTGTCGTGAGTGAGGCCTAGGTGCTCGGCAGTCAGTTTGGACAGTGGATAGAGGCTCTCTATGGCTTTGGCATCAGCCAGCAGGTGCTGAGAGGCCTGCGCCAGGAGCTCAGAAGCTTTCTCCTGCTTTAGGCCCAGGTGCTCGGCCGCATACTTGCTGAGGGGATAAATGCTCTCGCAGAAGTCAATCTTCAGCTTACCATCAGCTCCAATCCCTGTGCCTGCCCCGCCGCTGCTGTGCATCTTCATGTGGCTGATGAGGTTGCGCTGCTGGGCAAACTTGCCACCGCACACCTGGCATTCATAGGGTTTCTCACCGGAGTGAATGCGCATGTGCTCAGTAAGCCGGTACTGCCGGGTGAAGCGCATTCCGCAAGCGTCGCAGGCAAAGGGCTTCAGGCCAAGGTGACTGCGCATGTGGCGGGTCATGGTGCCGCGCTGAGTGAACTTCTTGCCACAGATGCTGCATGGGTATGGGCGTGTCAGCCAGTGTGTTTTCTCATGCTGCCGCAGGGTGGCCGGGTCTTTGTAGGACTTTTCGCAGGAGGAGCAGCGATATGGACGAATCATTTCACCAATACCCATAGGATGCAGATTTTGTCCTGATTTGCTCTCCAAAAAAGGGCTGTGGAGGCTGCCGGTGTTGTTCAAGCTTGCAGGACCATTGGTATTGGCAGGTTTTCCTGTGCTGTTGCTATTGCTGCTGTCCAGCTCTCCCCCAGGATTAAGCTCCTCCTCTGCATGAGTCTCAACATGGGCATTCAGTTGCTCTGAGCTGGGGAAGCCCTTGTCACAGGGAATACACACATACAGGTTATCTCCGAAGCTCTCTGGCTCGTAGGGCATATGATACCTACCGCGGGCACCAGGGGGGGATGGCCGGCCTTCGCTGCTGCCTGTCTCCTCGCTACCTGTCCCATTCTCATCCTCACCATCACAGTTCATTCCCCGGCCATAGCCTCCCTCGCTCAGGTTCAGCTTCTCCTCGCCATTCTTGTGGTGGTGCACCTCTTTATCCTGCTCCGCTGTGCCCCCActatcttcctcatcttcatcctcatcttcatcctcCACATTATAGGGCATTGGTTCATTCTTCACCCAGCGGTAGATGCTGGGGACCTCCCGCCCACGTTCTCCTGGTTCCTCAGATGGCTCAGGGCTGGGGGGGCAGGGGTATGGCTCCTGGCCCTGGGAGTTGGAGCGCTGTAGGTGTGGGTGATGTGATGCAAGTGGTGGATTGAGGAGGGGAAAGGAGTGTGGGGTCAGAGAGCCTGCCCGGTGCATGGCCTCCATTTTTCCGGCACTTTCTCTTGGGCTCAGCATGGGGCTAGTGCGGTGGCTCAGTTCCCCCTCAGGCTCCTCATCGTGGTGGCTCAGATGCTGCTGGGACTGGGAGCCAGGGCTCTTCTTGGACAGGTCCAGTCCATATATTGGTGAGCAGATTCTGTCATTGGAGGCCAGTCGTAGACCTGTCTGTGGGGGCAAAGCTGCCTGTGTGGGTGTATAGGGCTGTGGGCCCTGTGTGGACACTGGGGCAAAAAGCTCTCCAGCGTGGTGGGGGAGCAGGGGGTGGGGTTGTAGTTCATCAAGCTGTGGGCCTCGTGGTGTATGGCCACCCATCACCCCACTGGGAAAGCAGGGCTGGATCACTGGAGTGGACACACGCAGCCTCCCCCCCACCACCCCACTGGGACCTATTTTACTGTAAGGCAGAAACCCTGCTGTGGGCCGTAAGTGGTATTTCCCAGTTCTCTTCAGCTTTTTCTTGCACAGCGCCACCAAGTCCAGCAGCTGCAAGTAGCTGGCAGCTGCCAGCACTGCCCCAATATTGGGCTCTGTGGGAGAGGTGGGGTCACCTTCGCTTAAACGTCCTGTGTAGATGTAGTCAAGGATGACACGAAAGACTCCTGGACTCACCATCTCATGATCCAGGTTGATAAGGTTGTCATGGACAACAAGTGACTTAAGGTAGAGGCTGCTGGCAGCCAGAATGTTCTTGTGAGCACGGAACAAAGCATTCTGCACCACTATAATTACGTCGCATAAGAAGCCCTTGGTGCGCTGTGTGTTCAGTTGCAAGAGGAGGTGCCTAGCATGACTTGGGACTTCCATGGCATCCAGCATCGTCTTCAGTCCACCACCTGAAACAGCAGGGAGAAAAATGGAAACATTATGCACCGATCTCCCCCAAAAAAGTCCCACATCACTGTTGGGTTTTCAGGTGGACTTAATTG harbors:
- the hic1 gene encoding hypermethylated in cancer 1 protein isoform X2; this translates as MLDAMEVPSHARHLLLQLNTQRTKGFLCDVIIVVQNALFRAHKNILAASSLYLKSLVVHDNLINLDHEMVSPGVFRVILDYIYTGRLSEGDPTSPTEPNIGAVLAAASYLQLLDLVALCKKKLKRTGKYHLRPTAGFLPYSKIGPSGVVGGRLRVSTPVIQPCFPSGVMGGHTPRGPQLDELQPHPLLPHHAGELFAPVSTQGPQPYTPTQAALPPQTGLRLASNDRICSPIYGLDLSKKSPGSQSQQHLSHHDEEPEGELSHRTSPMLSPRESAGKMEAMHRAGSLTPHSFPLLNPPLASHHPHLQRSNSQGQEPYPCPPSPEPSEEPGERGREVPSIYRWVKNEPMPYNVEDEDEDEDEEDSGGTAEQDKEVHHHKNGEEKLNLSEGGYGRGMNCDGEDENGTGSEETGSSEGRPSPPGARGRYHMPYEPESFGDNLYVCIPCDKGFPSSEQLNAHVETHAEEELNPGGELDSSNSNSTGKPANTNGPASLNNTGSLHSPFLESKSGQNLHPMGIGEMIRPYRCSSCEKSYKDPATLRQHEKTHWLTRPYPCSICGKKFTQRGTMTRHMRSHLGLKPFACDACGMRFTRQYRLTEHMRIHSGEKPYECQVCGGKFAQQRNLISHMKMHSSGGAGTGIGADGKLKIDFCESIYPLSKYAAEHLGLKQEKASELLAQASQHLLADAKAIESLYPLSKLTAEHLGLTHDKMDVLPLPPIPQSLPAEARTIDRYSPS
- the hic1 gene encoding hypermethylated in cancer 1 protein isoform X1, which codes for MIMKGDLERMAEEFGHPGGGLKTMLDAMEVPSHARHLLLQLNTQRTKGFLCDVIIVVQNALFRAHKNILAASSLYLKSLVVHDNLINLDHEMVSPGVFRVILDYIYTGRLSEGDPTSPTEPNIGAVLAAASYLQLLDLVALCKKKLKRTGKYHLRPTAGFLPYSKIGPSGVVGGRLRVSTPVIQPCFPSGVMGGHTPRGPQLDELQPHPLLPHHAGELFAPVSTQGPQPYTPTQAALPPQTGLRLASNDRICSPIYGLDLSKKSPGSQSQQHLSHHDEEPEGELSHRTSPMLSPRESAGKMEAMHRAGSLTPHSFPLLNPPLASHHPHLQRSNSQGQEPYPCPPSPEPSEEPGERGREVPSIYRWVKNEPMPYNVEDEDEDEDEEDSGGTAEQDKEVHHHKNGEEKLNLSEGGYGRGMNCDGEDENGTGSEETGSSEGRPSPPGARGRYHMPYEPESFGDNLYVCIPCDKGFPSSEQLNAHVETHAEEELNPGGELDSSNSNSTGKPANTNGPASLNNTGSLHSPFLESKSGQNLHPMGIGEMIRPYRCSSCEKSYKDPATLRQHEKTHWLTRPYPCSICGKKFTQRGTMTRHMRSHLGLKPFACDACGMRFTRQYRLTEHMRIHSGEKPYECQVCGGKFAQQRNLISHMKMHSSGGAGTGIGADGKLKIDFCESIYPLSKYAAEHLGLKQEKASELLAQASQHLLADAKAIESLYPLSKLTAEHLGLTHDKMDVLPLPPIPQSLPAEARTIDRYSPS